One segment of Methylocella silvestris BL2 DNA contains the following:
- a CDS encoding CBS domain-containing protein: protein MMNASDVMVRDVVTVGPDDEIAAAVRLLVDHDVSALPVVDADGRVVGVLSEADLLFREEDGTAQPHSWWVEALTPASILAQQFAKEHGRKVSEVMSSEVISAPADASLADIAHLLEKRRIKRVPIITDGKLVGIVSRSNIMQALASSEASQKTQAVRDSDRELRDAILDKLAEQTWTGFGERNIVVSDGVVHIWGLVNSPEERKALLALAESVPGAGKIADEMIASY from the coding sequence ATGATGAATGCGAGCGATGTGATGGTCCGCGACGTCGTCACCGTCGGACCCGACGACGAGATCGCCGCCGCGGTGCGGCTGCTCGTCGATCATGACGTCAGCGCTTTGCCCGTGGTGGACGCCGACGGAAGGGTTGTCGGCGTCTTGAGCGAGGCCGATCTCTTGTTTCGCGAGGAAGACGGAACCGCCCAGCCTCATTCCTGGTGGGTCGAGGCGCTGACGCCGGCGAGTATTCTGGCGCAGCAATTCGCCAAGGAGCACGGCCGCAAGGTTTCTGAGGTCATGTCGAGCGAGGTCATCTCGGCGCCCGCGGACGCGTCCCTGGCCGATATCGCTCATCTCCTTGAAAAGCGCCGCATCAAGCGCGTTCCCATCATCACGGACGGCAAGCTCGTCGGCATCGTCAGCCGCTCCAACATCATGCAGGCGCTGGCTTCGAGCGAGGCGTCGCAGAAAACGCAGGCCGTCCGCGACAGCGACCGCGAATTGCGCGACGCGATTCTGGATAAGCTCGCCGAACAGACCTGGACTGGCTTTGGCGAGCGCAACATCGTCGTCTCGGACGGCGTCGTCCACATCTGGGGCCTCGTCAACTCGCCGGAGGAGCGCAAGGCGCTGCTGGCGCTGGCCGAGAGCGTGCCGGGCGCGGGCAAGATCGCCGATGAGATGATCGCCTCCTACTGA